The genomic interval TTCATGCTGCCCCATTTCGTCTGGCAGGACTTCCTCGACGTGCTGGCCGATCTGGAGCAGCACGGCTTCACGCTGCGGCCGGAATGGTTCGACGCGCAGGCCGAGTTCCGTTTCCCGTTCTGCGGCGCGATCACCGTCGAGGGCGTGCACCTGGAGCTGCGCCAGGCGCTGGAGCCGTGGCACGTGCTGGGCGAGACCGGCGCCATCGGCGGCACGGTGCGCTACACCGACAGCTCCACCGAGCGCCTGCAGGTCAGGCTCGGCGCACCCGATCCGGCACGCTACATCGTCACCTGCAACCGCCGCGCCGTGCCGATGTCCCCGACCGATGCACAGGGCGTCAGCGTCGGCGGGGTGCGCTACAAGGCGTGGCAGCCGGCGATGGCGCTGCATCCGGCGATTCCGGTGCACGCACCGCTGACGCTCGACATCTTCGATACCTGGAGCGGCCGGGCGATCGGCGGCTGCGTGTATCACGTGGCGCATCCCGGCGGCCGCAACTACGAGACCTTCCCGGTCAACACCAACGAGGCCGACGCACGCCGCCTGGCGCGCTTCGAGGCCCACGGACACACGCCGGGCGCCTACCGCCCGGCCGCCGAGTCGCGCCACGCCGAGTTCCCGATGACGCTCGACCTGCGCCGCCCGGCGGGAATCTGAGCCTTGGCCGGACAACCCGCCGCCCGGAGCGACCGCGTCGCCGAGCTGCTCGCCCGCTATCGCCCGCCGGCCGGCGTCTCGGATGAGCTCATCGACGGCAGCGGTGCCATCCGGCCGGTGTGGCGGCCCTTCATCGACCACCTCGCCGGCCTGTCCGGCGACGAGATCGCGCGTCGGCTCGCGCGCGGCGACCGCTATCTGCAGGATGCCGGGGTCTACTACCGCCAGTACGGCGAGGCCGGTGCCGCCGAGCGCGACTGGCCGCTCAGTCATGTGCCGGTGCTCATCGACGAAGCCGAATGGCAGACCATCGTCACCGGCATCCGCCAGCGCGCGACGCTGCTCGAATCGGTGGTCGCCGATCTCTACAGCGCCAACCGACTGGTCGCCGACGGACATCTGCCGGCCTCGCTGGTGGCGCGCAACCCGGAGTGGCTGCGTCCCATGGTCGGCGTGCGGCCGCGCTCCGGCCATTTCCTGCACTTCCTGGCCTTCGAGATCGGGCGCGGGCCGGATGGCGGCTGGTGGGTGCTGGGCGACCGCACGCAGGCACCATCCGGCGCCGGCTTCGCGCTGGAGAACCGCATCGCGACCTCGCGCGCGTTCTCCGAGCTCTTTCCGCAGGTCAATGTCCACCGGCTGGCGGGCTTTTTCCGCGCCTTCCGGGATGCCCTCCAGCGCATGCGCGGCGAGGACGATGCCCCGGTCGGCATCCTCACGCCGGGTCCGCTCAACGACACCTATTTCGAGCACGCCTACATCGCGCGCTATCTCGGGTTCAGCCTGCTGGAGGGCGAGGACCTGACGGTCCGGGACGGTCGCGTCATGGTGCGCACGGTATCCGGCCTGCAACCGGTATCGGTGCTGTGGCGCCGCCTGGATGCGGCCTGGGCCGATCCGCTCGAGCTCTTCGAGGGGTCGCGCATCGGCACACCCGGCCTGGTCGGTGCGCTGCGGCGCAACGGCCCCACCATGGTCAATGCACTGGGTGCCGGCGTGCTGGAGATGCGGGCGCTGCTCGCCTTCCTGCCGCGCATCTGCGAGGCCCTGCGCGGCGAGCCGCTGGCGCTGCCCAATCTCGCCACCTGGTGGTGCGGCCAGACGTCGGAGCGCGAGCACGTCAAGGCCCACACCGAGCGCATGACCATCGGCCAGGCGCTGGCCACGCAGCTGCCCTTCCGGGTCGACGACAAGGCCGTCGTCGGCGGCCAGCCGGTCGGCGACATCGGCGTTCCGGTGGCGGAATGGATCGACGCCGCGGGCCCCGATCTGGTCGGCCAGGAAGCCGCGACGCTGTCCACCACGCCGGCGCTGATCGACGGCGCGCTGGTGCCGAGGCCGATGATCCTGCGCGTGTTCGCCGCGCGCACGCCCGAGGGCTGGACGATCATGCCGGGCGGCTTCGCGCGCATCGGCCACTCGGGCGACCCGGCCGCGGTCGCCATGCAGGCCGGCGGCTCGGTGGCGGACGTCTGGGTGACCAGCGAGCGGCGCGTGGCGGAGGAGACGATGCTCACCGACGGCGAGTCGCTGCCGGCGCGCAATCGCGTGGGCGCGCTGCCCAGCCGCGCCGCCGACAATCTCTACTGGCTCGGACGCTACGTCGAGCGCGCCGAGGGCTTCTTCCGGCTGCTGCGCGCCTATCACGCGCGCCTCGCCGAAACCGCCGGCAGCGAGACGCCGCTGCTCGTGCAGATGCGGACCTACCTGCGCAATGCCGGAGTCGACCCCGACGACGGCATGCCCGAGGGTCTGGTGACCACGCTGAGCTCGGCGGTGGGCAGCGCCGGCCGCGTACGCGACCGCTTCTCGGTGGACGGCTGGACGGCCCTGGCCGAGCTCGCGCGCAACGCCCGCGGCCAGATCGGGGCGGTCACGCCGGGCGACGACGCGGCGCGCGCCATGGGCGTCCTGCTGCGCGGGATCAGCGGCTTCTCCGGCCTGGTGCACGAGAACATGTACCGCTTCCTGGGTTGGCGCTTCATGAGCATCGGCCGCGCCCTCGAGCGCGCGCTGTCCATGACCACCCTGCTGTCGGTGTTCGCCGACCCGGGCGCGCCCGACGGCGGCCTCGATCTGGTCGTCGAGGTGGGCGACAGCGTCATGGCACAGCGCCGACGCCATTCGGTCAGCACCACGCGCGCCACCGTGATCGACCTGATGGCACTGGATGCTCTCAACCCGCGCTCGGTGCTCTACCAGCTGGGAGAGCTGCAGGAGCACGTCAATACCCTGCCCGGCGCCTCGTCGGACGGCCGCATGTCGACGCTGACGGGGGCCGTGCTGCAGACCCACAGCATGCTTGCCGTGGCCACGCCCACCACGCTCGACCGGGCCGCGCTCTACCGCCTCGGCGACGGGATCGCCGGCCTGTCCAACCAGCTCGCCGCGGCCTATCTCAAGTAGCGCCATGCTCTACGACATCCGGCTGCGCGTCGCCTACCAGTACTCCAGCCCGGCGGAAGCGGGTCGACAGACGCTCTGTCTGATGCCGGCGACGCTGCCCGGGGTGCAGCGTGTCGCCGCCGGCGAGTTGCGCATCGCGCCCGAGCCGGCGGAGCGCATCGAGCGCACCGACTTCTTCGGCAATGCGCTGGTCGATCTGGCCTATCGCTCGGCACATGCCGAGATCGCCTTCGAGGTGTCCGCGCGCGTCGAGCGGGAACTGGTGCCGCCGGGGCTCGACATGTCGCCGCGGCCGGGTGCCCTGGCCGACGAAGTCGCCAGCGTGCGTTCGCTGGCACCGGATGCCCCCGTGCACTTCATCGGCGGTTCGCCGCTGGTGCCACCGGTCGCGGCCATCACCGACTACGCGCGCGACCGCCTCGCCGACGGCATGTCGGCGCTGGACGCCGTGCGCGCGCTGGGCGCCGCGCTGCATGCGGACATGCGCTACGACAGCGACGCCACCGAAGTGGATACGCCGATCAGCGAAGCCTTCGCACAGCGACACGGCGTCTGCCAGGACTTCTCCCACATCATGATCGCCGGCCTGCGCGCGGTCGGGATCCCGGCCGGCTACGTCAGCGGCTTCCTGCGCACGGAGCCGCCGGCGGGCCAGCCGCGCCTCGAGGGTGCCGACGCCATGCACGCCTGGGTGCGCGCCTGGTGCGGCTTCGAGATGGGCTGGGTGGAGTACGACCCGACCAACGACCTCATGGTGGGCACCGACCACGTGGTGATCGCCTACGGTCGCGACTACGCCGACATCGCACCGGTGCGCGGCAGCTTCCGCTCGTCCGGCTCGCATAGCAGCGAGCAGGCCGTCGATGTGCTGCCCGTCGGATAGGCCGCGTCACCTCCCCGCTTGTCGCGGGGAACCGGGGCGCGTGATCGGGCGCATGGTCGCGACCTCGATGCCGCCCACGGAACCATCCCGGGCTGGCACGATCTGTTGATGATGCTTCGCACGCTTCTCGCACTGCTGCTGATTCCGGCGGCCGGAACGGCGGCCGCGGCCAGCAGCGGCTGGTCGCAGCACGACCATCTGCGCGTGGCGCTGGTCAGCGAGACGACGCACATCCAGCCCGGCACGCCCTTCCGCGTGGCGCTGCGCATGCAGCCCGAGACGCACTGGCACACCTACTGGAAGAACCCGGGCGATTCGGGCATCGAGACCCGCTTCGACTGGACGCTCCCCGACGGCTTCTCGGCCGCGCCCATCGACTGGCCGTACCCGGAACGCCTGCCCATCGAGCCGCTGGTCAACTACGGCTATTCCGGCGAGCACGCGCTGCCGGTCACCGTCACGCCCCCGGCCGATCTGCCGACCGGCGAGCCGGTCACGCTGACGCTGGACGCGAGCTGGCTGGTCTGCAAGGTGGAGTGCATTCCCGGCGAGGCCACGCTGACCCTGCGCATGCCGGTGCGCGACCGCGCGCCCGAGGCGGCGGCCGAGCAGGCGGCGATGTTCGCCTGGGCGGACGCCCGCCAGCCGGTGCCACGGGACCGGGCGGCGCGCTTCGCGACCGACGGCGGCCATCTCAGCCTGCAGGTGCCGATGCCGGAGGCGCCGAACGTCGAGGCCCTTGCGGTCTTTCCGGCGCAGCCCGAGCTGGTCGATCACGCCGCCGCGGCCAGCCTGCGCCACGACGCCGGACAGCTGCAGCTGTCGCAGCCGCTCTCCGACTACTTTGCCGGGGCCGACGCGCGCGTCGAGTTCGTCATCGTCGATACCGCAGCCGGCGAGGCGGTGTCGGTGATCGCCGAGCACGGCGAGCTCTCCACCGGCGCGGCGACCGCCGGAGCCGGCGACAGCGGACGCCCGGCGCTGGGCTGGATCCTGCTGCTGGCGCTGGGCGGCGGCGCCCTGCTCAATCTCATGCCGTGCGTCTTTCCGGTGCTGTCGCTCAAGGCGCTGCACATCGTCGAGGGCGGTGGCCACCAGCGCGCGCAGGCGCTGGCCTACACCGCCGGCGTGCTGGTCGCATTCGGTGTCGTCGCCGGCGCGCTGCTGGCGGTGCGCTCGGCCGGCGCCGCCGTGGGTTGGGGATTCCAGCTGCAGTCGCCGGCCTTCATCGCGATCCTGGCCTACCTGCTGTTCGCGATGGGTCTGTCGCTTTCCGGTCTGGTGCACTTCGGCACCGGCTGGATGGGCGCCGGCCAGAAGCTCACCGAGCGCGGCGGGCTGGCCGGATCCTTCTTCACCGGCGTGCTCGCATGCGTGGTCGCCAGCCCCTGTACGGCGCCCTTCATGGGCACCGCGCTGGGCTTTGCGGTGACCCAGCCTCCGGCGATCGCGCTCGGCATCTTCCTGGCGCTGGGACTGGGCATGGCTGCGCCCATGCTGCTGATCGGCTTCCTGCCCGGGCTAGCGCGCGTGCTGCCGAAGCCCGGCGCCTGGATGGAAGCGTTCAAGCAGGCGATGGCCTTCCCGCTCTATCTCACCGTGGTCTGGCTGCTCTGGGTGCTCGCCCGGCAGACCGACCCCAACGGTCTCGCCGCCGTCATGACCGGCCTCGTGCTGCTGGCCTTCGCGCTGTGGCTGTGGGGCCGCGGTCAGGGCCGGCCGGCGCGCTGGCTGCGCGGCGCGACCGTCGCCGCCGCCGTGGTCGCGGCACTCGCGCTGGTGGCGCTGCCCGCCGCGCCCGGCACGGCCACTGCCGCCCGCACGGCCGACGCCTGGCAACCCTGGCAACCGGGCCGGGTTGCGGCCCTGCGCGACGAAGGGCGCGGCGTCTTCGTCAACATGACCGCGGACTGGTGCGTCACCTGTCTGGTCAACGAGCGCGTTGCGCTGAGCACGGACACGGTGCGCGCGCACATGCGCGACAACGACATCGTCTACCTCAAGGGCGACTGGACCCGGCGCGACGCCGCCATCACCGAGTATCTCGCACGCTTCGATCGCAACGGCGTGCCGCTCTACGTCTACTACCCGTCCGATCCGGACGCCGAGCCCACCGTGCTGCCCCAGATCCTGACCCCGGACCTCGTCGTCCGGAATCTGCAGTAACGCCCCCGACCGGAGGAATCCGCCATGCAAGCGTTCCGCTTCAAGCCTCTCATCGCCCTCGCCGCCCTCGCCGCCCTCGCCACCGCCGGCACCGTCCATGCCGCCGCCGACATCGGCGAGCCGGCACCCGGCTTCACGCTCACCGACACCAGCGGCGAGACGCACGCGCTGTCCGATTTCGAGGGCAGGACCGTGGTCCTGGAGTGGACCAACCACCAGTGCCCCTTCGTGCAGAAGCATTACGGCGCCGACAACATGCAGGAACAGCAGCGCACCGCCCGCGATGAACACGATGCGGTGTGGCTGACCGTGATCTCGTCGGCGCCCGGCAAGCAGGGCCACGTCTCCCCCGAGAAGGCCGATGCGCTCACCGCCGAGCGCAATGCCGAGCCCGCTGCGGTGCTGTTCGACGAGTCCGGCGATGTCGGCCGCGCCTACGGCGCCCGCACGACGCCGCACATGTACATCATCGATGCCGACGGCACGCTGGTCTACAAGGGCGGCATCGACTCGATCCAGAGCGCCGACCCGGCCGACATCCCGAAGGCGGACCAGTACGTCGTGACCGCGCTGAACGAGATGGCCGCCGGGGACGCGATCAGCGAGCCGGTGACCCGGCCCTACGGCTGCAGCATCAAGTACTGAGACCGCGGCGATTCCGGCGCGCCACGGCTTTGGCGCGCCGGAATGCGTTCAGCGGCTTCGCGCCCGGTTACGCCTCGTCGGGATCCGCGTCGGTGACGGCGCCACGCTCGGCGCCCACCGCGAGGCGCGCGAACTTGCCGAGCACGCCGCGCGTGTAGCGCGGCGGACGCGGCTTCCACTCGCCGCGACGGCGCTCGAGCTCGGCGTCATCGACGTTGATCGAGATCCCGAGGTTCTCGGCGTCGATGGTGATGGAGTCGCCGTCCTCGATCAGCGCGATCGGGCCGCCGACCGCGGCCTCGGGCGCGACGTGACCCACCACCATGCCCCAGGTGCCGCCCGAGAAGCGGCCGTCGGTGATGAAGCCGACGCTCTCGCCCAATCCCTTGCCGATGATCGCCGAGGTCGGCGCCAGCATCTCGCGCATGCCGGGGCCGCCCTTGGGCCCCTCGTAGCGGATGATGAGCACGTCGCCGGCCTTGATGCGGTCGTCGAGAATGGCCTCCATGGCCTCGTCCTCGGAGTCGTAGACACGCGCCGGCCCGGTGATGACCGGATGCTTGATGCCGGTGATCTTGGCCACGCAGCCCAGCGGCGACAGGTTGCCCTTGAGGATGGCGAGATGGCCGCGCTCGTACATCGGCTGGTCGAAGGGCCGGATGACGTCCTGGTTCGGCCGCGGCTGCTCGGGGATGTCCGCCAGCAGCTCGGCGAGCGTGGCACCGGTGATGGTCGGGCAGTCGCCGTGCAGCAGACCGTTGGCGAGCAGCATCTTCATGACCTGCGGCACGCCGCCGGCCTCGTGGAACTCGGTGACCACGTAGCGCCCCGACGGCTTGAGGTCGCACAGCACCGGCACCTTCTTGCGCATGCGCTCGAAGTCGTCGATGGTCCACTCGACGCCGGCGGCGTGCGCGATCGCCAGGAAGTGCAGCACCGCGTTGGTCGAGCCGCCGGTGGCCATGACCACCGCCACCGCGTTCTCGATGGACTCGCGCGTGACCAGATCGCGCGGCCGGATATCGAGATCGACGGCCTTGCGCAGCGCGCGCGCCGATTCCGCCACCGATTCGGCCTTCTCCGGGTCGGGATTGGCCATGGTCGACGAGTACGGCAGCGACACGCCCATCGCCTCGAAGGCGCTGGACATGGTGTTGGCCGTGAACATGCCGCCGCAGGCCCCGTAGCTCGGGCAGGCGTTGCGCTCGATGCCGTCGTAGTCGGCCTTCTCCATCTTTCCGGCGGTGTAGGCGCCGACCGCTTCGAAGGCCGAGACGATGGTCAGGTTCTGGTCCTTCCAGCAGCCCGGCTTGATGGTGCCGCCGTAGCAGAACACCGCCGGCACGTTCATGCGCAGCAGCGCGATCAGCGCGCCGGGCATGTTCTTGTCGCAGCCGCCGATGGCGAGCACGCCGTCCATGAACTGCGACTGCGCCGCGGTCTCGATGGCGTCGGCGATGACCTCGCGCGAGGCCAGCGAGTACTTCATGCCCTCGGTGCCCATCGAGATGCCGTCGGTGACGGTCGGGAAGCCGAAGAGTTGCGGCTTGGCGCCGGCCTCGTCGAGCGCCTCGACCGCGCGCTCGGCCAGCGGCCCGATGCCGGCGTTGCACGGGTTCATCGTGGAATGCCCCGACGCGACGCCGATGATCGGCTTCTCGAACTCGTCCTCGCCGAAGCCGACGGCACGCAGCATGGCGCGGTTCGGTGCGCGGGCCACGCCCTGGGTTATGGTGCTGGAACGGTAGCGCGGCTTGTCGCTGCTCATGGCCGGAATCCCGGTTCAGGTGAGGATCAGGGCGCGAATGCTACATCAAGCGACCGTCGGAACTGCACTCTCCGACCGCCCCACCCCGACCCCGGAGTCCCATGAACCCGTTTCCCGCCCGCCACCGCGCGATGCTCGCTTCCGGCCTCATCGCGCTGCTCGCCGCATGCTCGCCACAGGACGACATGGAGACCGACGACCGCATCGCACCGCCCGACGAGGGCGCGCTGCAGGCCGCGGCCCGGTCCGTCCTGGAGAATGCGCGCAACCGCAACGAGATCGACGGCTACGCCCTCGAGATCGGCACGGCCGACGACATTTACGCGCGCATCTCGGCGGGCGACGTGCAGAGCGTGGATACGCAGGTGGCGATTGCCAGCGCCGGCAAGCCGGTATCGGCGGCAGTGCTGCTGAACATCATCGACGAGGACCGCGGCAGCCTGCGCCTGAACCGCCTGCGCCTGGACGAACCCATCGCGCGCTGGCTGGACGGCACGCCCGCAGGCAATACCGCGGCAGCACAGGAAGTCACGCTGCGACACCTGCTCAACCACACTTCCGGCCTCGAGCAGCAGCCCGACTGCGTAGAGAGCGAGCTCAACGGCAGCACCTCGCTGATGGCCTGCGCCACCGAGATCCTCGAGGCCGGCACGCGCTTCACGCCGGGAACCCGATTCGCCTACGGCGCGGGCAGCTACCACGTTGCCGGCGCCGTGGCCGAGGCCTACACCGGACAGTCCTGGCAGTCGCTGGTCGACGAGCGCATTGCCGCCCCCCTGGAGGTCGATCTCCCGTATCTGCCCGAGGACAATCCGCGCATCGCCGGCGGCATCCTGACCTCGGTGGCCGATCTCGGCACCTTCTTCCGCGCGCTGCTGGTCCGCGACGACCGCCTCATGGGCGAGGCCGATTACAGCATGCTGCGCACGCCGCAGACCGATACCAACCAGGGCCGCCTGCCCAACGTCACCGCCACCGGCTACAGCTTCGGCCTGTGGATCGAGGATCCGGCCGAGCTCGCCGAGGCCGGCACGGCCGGTCCCGAGCTTTCGGCGCCGGGGCTCTTCGGCGCTGTGCCGTGGCTCGACGACGATCGCGGGTACTACGCCGTGCTGCTGCTGCGGCTGTCCAACTACACGACCGGACTCGATCTGATGCGCGAGCTGCGCACCGAGATACTGGCGCGGCTGCCCTGAGTCTGATGCGCGCTCGGCGGCGCCATGCCCCTCACCCTGACCCTCTCCCCGGCGGGGAGAGGGGACGAGGCACATCCAGCGCTCGCGCCTGTTCCCTTCTCCCATCGGGGAGAAGGTGCCGCGAAGCGGCGGATGAGGGAACGCGCGAAGCGCGTCTCAGGCCGACATCGACAGCGGCGTCTGCCGCGTGCGGGCGCGCGCCTGGATGTGGGCGAACAGGTGCTCGGCATCGTCGCCGACATCCGAGAAGCGGCCCGAGCCCCAGGTGTGCAGCCAGGGCAGTCCGAGGAAGTAGACGCCCGGCACCGGCGTGACGCCGCGCTTGTGCACGGGTTCGCCGCGACCGTCGAAGACCGGTGCCTGCAGCCAGCCGAAGTCGGCATCGAAGCCGGTGCACCAGATCACCGTGGTGATGCCGGCGGCCCGGAGGTCGAGGCTGGCGGGCTCGGCGTCGGGTTCCCAGACCCTGCGATACGGCGGCTCGGTGGGCGCGTCGATGCCGTTGGCGGCGATGTAGTCGTCGATCGTCCGCTTGATGGCCTCGGCCGAGGCATCGGCGCGGTCGAGATTCGCGGCGAGATCGGGCCGGAAGCGCAGCGCGCCGCCTTCGACGTCCTGCAGACGCCCGTAGAGCTGCATGCCCTGGGTGGCGAAGACGCGCAGGTCGATCTCGCGGCCGCCGCCGCGACCGGACAGATAGTGGTTGGTCTTCTCGCGTACCGCCTCGCCCTGCGGATGGCGATCGATGGAGATGGCGTAGTAGCCGCTGTCGGTCAGCCAGTCGGTCACGTCGCGGCCGCGGTAGAAGCGCGGCGAGCGCGGTGCGCTGCCGACGCTGAGGTGCACCCGCCGGCCGGCGAGGTGCAGGTCCTCGGCGATCTGGCAGCCGGACTGGCCGGTGCCCACGACCAGGACCTCGCCTTCCGGCAGCTGCTCGGGCGCACGATATTCGGAGGAGTGCAACTGCTCGATGCCTTCCGGCAGCGCGTGCGCCAGCCGGGGAATGCGCGGGCGATGGTAGCCGCCGGTCGCCGCAACCACCTGGGCGGCGCGGTACGGACCCTCGCTGGTGTCGATGTCGAAGCCGTCGCCGGCCGGCCGCACGCGCTCCACCGTCACGCCGGTGCGCAGCGGCGGGTCGAAGCTGGCGGCGTAGGTCTCGATGTAGGCGACGATCTCGTCGCGCAGCATGAAGCCGTGCGGGTCGTTGCCGGGATACGGGAAGCCCGGCAGCCGGCACTGCCAGTTGGGCGTCACCAGACAGAACGAATCCCAGCGGTTGGTCCGCCACTCGTGCCCGGGTGCGTGGCGCTCGAAGACGCGATGGTCGATGCCGGCACGGGTCAGGAACCAGCTGATCGACAGGCCGGCCTGGCCGCCGCCGATGACGGCGACTTCGAGCGGCGTGCGCGGCCGGCCGCCGGCGATGTAATCGGTCATTCGAAAGCCTCCACGGTGATGCGGGCGTCGGGATCGGCCGCGAAGCGGGCGGCTGCCTCCTCGATGACGCGGATCTGCTGCAGCGCCTGCCCGCAGCCGAAGCCGTACTTCGCGGTCACACGCGCACTGGCGTGCTCCAGCGCGGCGCGGCTGCGCGCAACGAAATCGGGCACCGGATAGGGATGATCGAGCGCGAGCGCATCGCGGATCGTGCTGGACGGCGAATAGCACTGCAGGGTGGTGTCGTCGGGCAGACGGATGCGGAACTGCATCTCAGGCATGAACGTGCTCCGGGGTTGATGGCGGCATCGCGGCGCCACGGCAGCCGGTGACCGGCTCGCGCACGAAGTCCCAGGCGGTGCGCCGCGCGTCGCCGCTGGTCAGGGTGAGCACGCGATCGGCCGTGAAGTCGCCGACCGCGGCACAGGCGATGTCGCGCCCGGCAAAGGCCACCGCCACCTCGGCCTCGCGCTCGGGCGGCACCGCCATCAGGAAGCCGTAGCTGGGAAAGGTCGACAGCAGCCAGCGCGCGCGATCGACGTTCCCGGGCAGCGGAACGGCCTCGATATCGACCGTCGCGCCGACACCGGAGCCCTCGCACAGCATCATCAGCGAGCCCAGCACGCCGGCCTGGCTGATGTCGCGCGCCGCCACGCAGTGGCCCTCGCGCGCCAGCTCGGGCAGCAGCGCCAGATCGCCGCGCAGCCGCGTGGGCGGCGCGGCGGTGGCGGCATCCCAGTGCGGAAAGCCGTCGCGATAGCCGCCTCGGAGGTCGACCGCCACCATCAGGCGATGGCCGGGCCGCGCGGCAAAGCCGCTGAGCAGATGATCGGCGCGCCCCAGGATCGATACCGCGAGCTGGCCGCGCTCGCTGCGCGCATTGCTGTGGCCGCCGACCACCGGCACGCCGTAGCAGCGGGCGGCGGCGGCCATGCCGGCGAGCACCTGGGCCATGGCCTCGCCGCCCTCGGCCCACACCGCGTTGACCACGGCCATCGGCCGGCCGCCCATGGCGGCGATGTCGGAGCAGTTGACCATGACGCCGCACCAGCCCGCGAACCACGGCTCGCGCGCGACGAAGTCGTTGATGAAGCCCTCGATGGCGAACAGCAGCCAGCCGTCGCCGTCGGGCAGGGCGGCGCAGTCGTCGCCGTTGGGTGCGGCCGGCAGGCCGGCGTCGCCGAGCGCGGCCAGCGCCCAGGCGATGTCGCGCTTGTGTCCGAGGCCGGCGCTGGCGCGCAGCTCGCGGCAGAGTGCGGCCAGTCGCACCGGGGCATCGTCATCGTGCCGCGCCAGCGCGCTCATGCCGCCACGGCCCGTCGATCCCGCGCCGCCGGATAGAGCGCGATGTCCGGCTGCGGGCACGGTGGATAGTGCGCCAGCTCCGCCGCCATCAGGCGGTGCGGCCGGCCGCGGACCACGGTCGGCCGCAGGGTGCGCCAGTGCAGGTCGACGAAGAACGGCACATTGGCCTCCTGCACCTGCGCCAGGAAGCGGCGGCAGCCGAGCGCGTGGGCGTGGCCGACCGCGAAGCGGATCAGCGCGCTGCCCAGCCAGGCGCTGCGCCGGTAGTCGGCGTGCACGGCCAGGCGCGATCCCCACCACATGCCGTCGGCATCGCGATGGATGCGCACCGTCCCGACCACGACCTCGGGCTGCCCGGCGACGCAGGCGATGGCGGCCAGCGGGATGGCGTGCGCGTCGATGGCGTCGCGGTCGTCGCCGTCGAAGATGCCCTGCTCGTCGCAGAACACCGCGCGCCGCAGCCGTGCGCATCCGGCGTGCTCCCAGGCGGCGGTGGCGCGGCGCACGCGGTAC from Algiphilus sp. carries:
- a CDS encoding circularly permuted type 2 ATP-grasp protein; amino-acid sequence: MAGQPAARSDRVAELLARYRPPAGVSDELIDGSGAIRPVWRPFIDHLAGLSGDEIARRLARGDRYLQDAGVYYRQYGEAGAAERDWPLSHVPVLIDEAEWQTIVTGIRQRATLLESVVADLYSANRLVADGHLPASLVARNPEWLRPMVGVRPRSGHFLHFLAFEIGRGPDGGWWVLGDRTQAPSGAGFALENRIATSRAFSELFPQVNVHRLAGFFRAFRDALQRMRGEDDAPVGILTPGPLNDTYFEHAYIARYLGFSLLEGEDLTVRDGRVMVRTVSGLQPVSVLWRRLDAAWADPLELFEGSRIGTPGLVGALRRNGPTMVNALGAGVLEMRALLAFLPRICEALRGEPLALPNLATWWCGQTSEREHVKAHTERMTIGQALATQLPFRVDDKAVVGGQPVGDIGVPVAEWIDAAGPDLVGQEAATLSTTPALIDGALVPRPMILRVFAARTPEGWTIMPGGFARIGHSGDPAAVAMQAGGSVADVWVTSERRVAEETMLTDGESLPARNRVGALPSRAADNLYWLGRYVERAEGFFRLLRAYHARLAETAGSETPLLVQMRTYLRNAGVDPDDGMPEGLVTTLSSAVGSAGRVRDRFSVDGWTALAELARNARGQIGAVTPGDDAARAMGVLLRGISGFSGLVHENMYRFLGWRFMSIGRALERALSMTTLLSVFADPGAPDGGLDLVVEVGDSVMAQRRRHSVSTTRATVIDLMALDALNPRSVLYQLGELQEHVNTLPGASSDGRMSTLTGAVLQTHSMLAVATPTTLDRAALYRLGDGIAGLSNQLAAAYLK
- a CDS encoding transglutaminase family protein, which codes for MLYDIRLRVAYQYSSPAEAGRQTLCLMPATLPGVQRVAAGELRIAPEPAERIERTDFFGNALVDLAYRSAHAEIAFEVSARVERELVPPGLDMSPRPGALADEVASVRSLAPDAPVHFIGGSPLVPPVAAITDYARDRLADGMSALDAVRALGAALHADMRYDSDATEVDTPISEAFAQRHGVCQDFSHIMIAGLRAVGIPAGYVSGFLRTEPPAGQPRLEGADAMHAWVRAWCGFEMGWVEYDPTNDLMVGTDHVVIAYGRDYADIAPVRGSFRSSGSHSSEQAVDVLPVG
- a CDS encoding thioredoxin family protein: MMLRTLLALLLIPAAGTAAAASSGWSQHDHLRVALVSETTHIQPGTPFRVALRMQPETHWHTYWKNPGDSGIETRFDWTLPDGFSAAPIDWPYPERLPIEPLVNYGYSGEHALPVTVTPPADLPTGEPVTLTLDASWLVCKVECIPGEATLTLRMPVRDRAPEAAAEQAAMFAWADARQPVPRDRAARFATDGGHLSLQVPMPEAPNVEALAVFPAQPELVDHAAAASLRHDAGQLQLSQPLSDYFAGADARVEFVIVDTAAGEAVSVIAEHGELSTGAATAGAGDSGRPALGWILLLALGGGALLNLMPCVFPVLSLKALHIVEGGGHQRAQALAYTAGVLVAFGVVAGALLAVRSAGAAVGWGFQLQSPAFIAILAYLLFAMGLSLSGLVHFGTGWMGAGQKLTERGGLAGSFFTGVLACVVASPCTAPFMGTALGFAVTQPPAIALGIFLALGLGMAAPMLLIGFLPGLARVLPKPGAWMEAFKQAMAFPLYLTVVWLLWVLARQTDPNGLAAVMTGLVLLAFALWLWGRGQGRPARWLRGATVAAAVVAALALVALPAAPGTATAARTADAWQPWQPGRVAALRDEGRGVFVNMTADWCVTCLVNERVALSTDTVRAHMRDNDIVYLKGDWTRRDAAITEYLARFDRNGVPLYVYYPSDPDAEPTVLPQILTPDLVVRNLQ
- a CDS encoding thioredoxin family protein, giving the protein MQAFRFKPLIALAALAALATAGTVHAAADIGEPAPGFTLTDTSGETHALSDFEGRTVVLEWTNHQCPFVQKHYGADNMQEQQRTARDEHDAVWLTVISSAPGKQGHVSPEKADALTAERNAEPAAVLFDESGDVGRAYGARTTPHMYIIDADGTLVYKGGIDSIQSADPADIPKADQYVVTALNEMAAGDAISEPVTRPYGCSIKY
- the ilvD gene encoding dihydroxy-acid dehydratase, which gives rise to MSSDKPRYRSSTITQGVARAPNRAMLRAVGFGEDEFEKPIIGVASGHSTMNPCNAGIGPLAERAVEALDEAGAKPQLFGFPTVTDGISMGTEGMKYSLASREVIADAIETAAQSQFMDGVLAIGGCDKNMPGALIALLRMNVPAVFCYGGTIKPGCWKDQNLTIVSAFEAVGAYTAGKMEKADYDGIERNACPSYGACGGMFTANTMSSAFEAMGVSLPYSSTMANPDPEKAESVAESARALRKAVDLDIRPRDLVTRESIENAVAVVMATGGSTNAVLHFLAIAHAAGVEWTIDDFERMRKKVPVLCDLKPSGRYVVTEFHEAGGVPQVMKMLLANGLLHGDCPTITGATLAELLADIPEQPRPNQDVIRPFDQPMYERGHLAILKGNLSPLGCVAKITGIKHPVITGPARVYDSEDEAMEAILDDRIKAGDVLIIRYEGPKGGPGMREMLAPTSAIIGKGLGESVGFITDGRFSGGTWGMVVGHVAPEAAVGGPIALIEDGDSITIDAENLGISINVDDAELERRRGEWKPRPPRYTRGVLGKFARLAVGAERGAVTDADPDEA